The following proteins come from a genomic window of Streptomyces sp. NBC_00539:
- a CDS encoding DUF485 domain-containing protein — protein sequence MTTQAAAQPPGGLDPRPAGPTAEEFERVQQSPEFAALRRSHRSFAFPLTVTFIAWYLLYVLLSNYAGGFMGTKLFGNINVALFLGLAQFATTFLIAWLYSRHAAADLDPKAAAIKARMEAGE from the coding sequence GTGACAACCCAAGCAGCAGCGCAGCCGCCCGGCGGCCTCGACCCACGTCCGGCGGGCCCCACGGCCGAAGAGTTCGAACGGGTCCAGCAGAGCCCGGAGTTCGCCGCACTGCGCCGCTCCCACCGCTCCTTCGCCTTCCCCCTCACCGTCACGTTCATCGCCTGGTACCTGCTGTACGTCCTGCTCTCGAACTACGCGGGCGGCTTCATGGGGACCAAGCTCTTCGGCAACATCAACGTGGCCCTCTTCCTCGGCCTCGCCCAGTTCGCGACGACCTTCCTCATCGCCTGGCTCTACTCGCGGCACGCCGCCGCCGACCTCGACCCCAAGGCCGCCGCCATCAAGGCCCGGATGGAGGCCGGGGAATGA
- a CDS encoding S8 family peptidase, whose product MAQLGSRSPKRRGRLAVPAGLALTASLAFLSPVAASAAPLGTTADAAVTAKPDTSGPELSYVANLNTYATVTAATKAVERAGGTVVTTYEQIGVIVAHSQNPDFAKQLRAQRGLFVSVGATRTAPLKTVQTTEEGTTQPLGAADAAKAAASAQPGQEPLEPNQWDLRAIKADQAQAINPGSPDVTVGVIDTGVDDTHPDLAANFSKSQSANCVGGVADTTDGAWRPYPDGSDHGTHVAGTIAAARNGIGVSGVAPGAKVAAIKVSEPGTSLFYTEAVVCGFVFAAEKGIEVTNNSYYVDPWYFNCKSDDDQKALVEAIGRATKYAERKGVLNVASAGNENWDLASHSITDTTSPDDGTPTPRTVDPHDCLDLPTQLPGVVSVSATGDKGLRSYYSSYGLGVIDVAAPGGDKWQIPDTPDANGRVLSTLPGGGYGYKQGTSMAGPHVAGVAALLKSAHPSATPSQLQAMLKAQATKAACPDKIYDGAGTLIDATTCQAKWGQTGYYGYGVVDALKAVK is encoded by the coding sequence ATGGCTCAGCTGGGGTCACGATCCCCCAAGAGGCGCGGCCGTCTCGCCGTACCGGCCGGCCTGGCCCTCACCGCCTCGCTCGCCTTCCTGTCCCCGGTCGCGGCCTCCGCCGCGCCCCTGGGCACGACGGCGGACGCGGCGGTCACCGCCAAGCCGGACACGTCCGGTCCCGAGCTGTCGTACGTGGCGAACCTGAACACGTACGCCACCGTGACGGCCGCCACGAAGGCCGTGGAGCGGGCCGGCGGGACGGTGGTGACCACGTACGAGCAGATCGGGGTGATCGTCGCCCACTCCCAGAACCCCGATTTCGCCAAGCAGCTGCGCGCCCAGCGCGGCCTGTTCGTGTCGGTCGGCGCCACCCGCACCGCCCCCCTCAAGACGGTGCAGACGACCGAGGAGGGCACCACCCAGCCCCTCGGCGCGGCGGACGCGGCGAAGGCGGCGGCGAGCGCGCAGCCCGGACAGGAGCCGCTGGAGCCCAACCAGTGGGACCTGCGGGCGATCAAGGCCGACCAGGCGCAGGCGATCAACCCCGGCAGCCCCGACGTGACGGTGGGGGTCATCGACACGGGTGTCGACGACACCCACCCGGACCTCGCCGCGAACTTCTCCAAGAGCCAGTCGGCCAACTGCGTCGGCGGCGTCGCCGACACCACGGACGGGGCGTGGCGCCCGTACCCGGACGGCAGCGACCACGGCACGCACGTGGCGGGCACCATCGCGGCCGCCCGCAACGGCATCGGCGTCAGCGGTGTCGCGCCGGGCGCGAAGGTCGCCGCGATCAAGGTGAGCGAGCCCGGGACCAGCCTCTTCTACACCGAAGCGGTCGTCTGCGGCTTCGTGTTCGCCGCCGAGAAGGGGATCGAGGTGACCAACAACAGCTACTACGTCGACCCCTGGTACTTCAACTGCAAGTCGGACGACGACCAGAAGGCGCTGGTGGAGGCCATCGGCCGGGCGACCAAGTACGCGGAGCGCAAGGGCGTGCTCAACGTGGCCTCCGCGGGCAACGAGAACTGGGACCTGGCCTCCCACTCGATCACCGACACGACGAGCCCGGACGACGGGACCCCGACGCCGCGCACGGTCGACCCGCACGACTGCCTGGACCTGCCGACGCAGCTGCCGGGGGTGGTCTCCGTCTCCGCCACGGGTGACAAGGGGCTGCGGTCCTACTACTCCAGCTACGGCCTCGGCGTCATCGACGTGGCGGCGCCCGGCGGCGACAAGTGGCAGATACCGGACACCCCGGACGCCAACGGCCGCGTGCTGTCCACCCTCCCGGGCGGCGGCTACGGCTACAAGCAGGGCACCTCGATGGCCGGTCCGCACGTCGCCGGCGTCGCGGCCCTGCTCAAGAGCGCCCACCCGTCGGCGACGCCCTCGCAGCTCCAGGCGATGCTCAAGGCGCAGGCCACGAAGGCGGCCTGCCCGGACAAGATCTACGACGGTGCGGGCACGCTGATCGACGCCACCACTTGCCAGGCCAAGTGGGGTCAGACGGGCTACTACGGCTACGGCGTGGTGGACGCCCTCAAGGCCGTGAAGTAA
- a CDS encoding DUF3099 domain-containing protein, whose product MERSKRNGAEVFRITGARMGLSEDVRGRQRRYVISMTIRTLSVIATVFLWNVERHVAIVTLVAGALLPYVAVVIANAGRESAPSLPSHFLPAPVRPALEAGNLKKTSDQS is encoded by the coding sequence GTGGAACGGTCGAAGCGGAACGGGGCCGAGGTCTTCCGGATCACCGGAGCGCGGATGGGCCTCAGCGAGGACGTACGCGGCCGGCAGCGCCGGTACGTGATCTCGATGACGATCAGGACGCTCTCGGTCATCGCGACCGTTTTCCTGTGGAACGTGGAGCGTCACGTGGCGATCGTGACGCTGGTGGCGGGCGCCCTGCTGCCCTACGTCGCGGTGGTCATCGCCAACGCGGGGCGCGAGTCGGCGCCCTCACTCCCCTCGCACTTCCTGCCCGCTCCTGTGCGCCCGGCCCTGGAGGCGGGAAACCTCAAGAAAACCTCAGATCAATCATGA
- a CDS encoding TldD/PmbA family protein: MPHSIDAAFTALPLRALADAALARARALGSDHADFRLERIRSASWRLRDAKPSGSSDTTDLGYAVRVVHGGSWGFASGVDLTMDGAAKVASQAVAMAKLSAQVLKAAGSTERVELAEEPVHAERTWISAYDVNPFEVPDAEKAALLAEWSARLLAADGVTHVDASLLAVHENKFYADTSGTSTTQQRVRIHPQLTAVAVNASTGEFDSMRTIAPPAGRGWEYLTGTGWDWDSELEQIPGLLAEKMRAPGVEAGRYDLVVDPSNLWLTIHESIGHATELDRALGYEAAYAGTSFATFDQLGELKYGSSIMNVTGDRTAEHGLATIGYDDEGVEAQSWDLVKDGTLVGYQLDRRIAKLTGLGRSNGCAFADSPGHVPVQRMANVSLQPDPGGLSTEDLIGGVERGIYVVGDRSWSIDMQRYNFQFTGQRFFRIENGRLAGQLRDVAYQATTTEFWGSMEKVGGPQTYVLGGAFNCGKAQPGQVASVSHGCPSALFRDVNILNTTQEAGR, translated from the coding sequence GTGCCCCATTCCATCGACGCGGCTTTCACCGCGCTGCCCTTGCGGGCGCTCGCCGACGCGGCGCTCGCGCGGGCGCGCGCGCTGGGCTCCGACCACGCCGACTTCCGGCTGGAGCGGATCCGCAGCGCCTCCTGGCGGCTGCGCGACGCCAAGCCCTCCGGCAGTTCGGACACCACCGACCTCGGCTACGCGGTGCGCGTGGTGCACGGCGGCAGCTGGGGCTTCGCCTCCGGCGTCGACCTGACCATGGACGGCGCGGCGAAGGTGGCCTCGCAGGCCGTGGCCATGGCCAAGCTGTCGGCGCAGGTGCTCAAGGCCGCGGGTTCGACGGAGCGGGTGGAGCTCGCCGAGGAGCCGGTGCACGCCGAGCGGACCTGGATCTCCGCCTACGACGTGAACCCGTTCGAGGTGCCGGACGCGGAGAAGGCGGCCCTGCTGGCCGAGTGGAGCGCGCGGCTCCTGGCGGCCGACGGCGTGACACACGTCGACGCGTCGCTGCTGGCCGTCCACGAGAACAAGTTCTACGCCGACACCTCCGGCACCTCCACCACCCAGCAGCGGGTACGGATCCACCCCCAGCTCACCGCGGTCGCCGTCAACGCCTCCACCGGCGAGTTCGACTCGATGCGCACCATCGCCCCGCCGGCCGGGCGCGGCTGGGAGTACCTGACGGGCACCGGCTGGGACTGGGACTCCGAGCTGGAGCAGATCCCCGGCCTGCTCGCCGAGAAGATGCGGGCGCCCGGCGTGGAGGCCGGACGCTACGACCTGGTCGTGGACCCGTCCAACCTGTGGCTGACCATCCACGAGTCCATCGGGCACGCCACCGAGCTGGACCGGGCGCTCGGGTACGAGGCGGCGTACGCGGGGACCTCCTTCGCCACCTTCGACCAGCTGGGCGAGCTCAAGTACGGCTCCTCGATCATGAACGTGACCGGTGACCGCACGGCGGAGCACGGCCTGGCAACGATCGGTTACGACGACGAGGGCGTCGAGGCGCAGAGCTGGGACCTGGTCAAGGACGGCACCCTGGTCGGCTACCAGCTGGACCGGCGGATCGCGAAGCTGACCGGGCTGGGGCGCTCCAACGGCTGTGCGTTCGCGGACTCGCCGGGCCACGTGCCGGTGCAGCGGATGGCGAACGTCTCGCTCCAGCCCGATCCGGGCGGCCTGTCCACGGAGGACCTGATCGGCGGGGTGGAGCGCGGGATCTACGTGGTCGGCGACCGCTCCTGGTCGATCGACATGCAGCGCTACAACTTCCAGTTCACCGGGCAGCGGTTCTTCCGGATCGAGAACGGCAGGCTGGCCGGGCAGCTGCGCGACGTGGCCTACCAGGCGACGACCACCGAGTTCTGGGGCTCGATGGAGAAGGTGGGCGGCCCGCAGACGTACGTGCTGGGCGGCGCCTTCAACTGCGGCAAGGCACAGCCGGGCCAGGTCGCGTCCGTGTCCCACGGCTGCCCGTCGGCGCTGTTCCGTGACGTGAACATCTTGAACACGACCCAGGAGGCCGGACGCTGA
- the tyrS gene encoding tyrosine--tRNA ligase produces the protein MTDIVDELKWRGLFAQSTDEEALRKAFADGPVTFYCGFDPTAASLHVGHLVQVLTVRRLQQAGHRPLALVGGATGQIGDPRPTAERTLNDPETVANWVTRLRTQIEPFLSFEGENAAVMVNNLDWTAGMSAIEFLRDIGKHFRVNKMLTKDSVAKRLESDQGISYTEFSYQLLQGMDFLELYRRYGCTLQQGGSDQWGNLTAGLDLIHRMEPQAQVHALATPLMVKSDGTKFGKTEGGAVWLDPEMTTPYAFYQFWLNVDDRDISGYMRILSFKSREELEELEKQTAERPQARAAQRALAEELTTLVHGAGQCAAVIAASKALFGQGELADLDRATLAAALSELPHARVAELAPVVDLFAETGLVASKSAGRRTVKEGGAYVNNVKVTAEDAVPAAEDLLHGRWLVLRRGKKNLAAVEITG, from the coding sequence GTGACGGACATCGTCGACGAACTGAAGTGGCGCGGGCTGTTCGCCCAGTCCACCGACGAAGAAGCGCTGCGCAAGGCGTTCGCGGACGGTCCTGTCACGTTCTATTGCGGATTCGACCCGACGGCGGCCTCGCTGCACGTGGGGCACCTGGTGCAGGTCCTCACGGTGCGCCGGCTCCAGCAGGCCGGTCACCGGCCGCTGGCGCTGGTCGGCGGGGCCACCGGGCAGATCGGTGACCCGCGACCGACCGCCGAGCGCACCCTGAACGACCCGGAGACGGTCGCGAACTGGGTGACGCGGCTGCGTACGCAGATCGAGCCGTTCCTGTCCTTCGAGGGCGAGAACGCGGCGGTCATGGTCAACAACCTGGACTGGACGGCGGGGATGTCCGCCATCGAGTTCCTGCGGGACATCGGCAAGCACTTCCGCGTCAACAAGATGCTCACGAAGGACTCGGTCGCCAAGCGGCTGGAATCCGACCAGGGCATCAGCTACACCGAGTTCAGCTACCAGTTGCTCCAGGGCATGGACTTCCTGGAGCTGTACCGCCGCTACGGCTGCACCCTCCAGCAGGGCGGCTCGGACCAGTGGGGCAACCTGACGGCCGGCCTGGACCTGATCCACCGCATGGAGCCGCAGGCCCAGGTGCACGCGCTGGCGACGCCGCTGATGGTCAAGTCGGACGGTACGAAGTTCGGCAAGACCGAGGGCGGGGCCGTCTGGCTCGACCCGGAGATGACCACCCCGTACGCGTTCTACCAGTTCTGGCTGAACGTGGACGACCGGGACATCTCGGGCTACATGCGGATCCTGTCCTTCAAGTCCCGCGAGGAACTGGAGGAGCTGGAGAAGCAGACCGCCGAGCGGCCGCAGGCGCGCGCCGCCCAGCGGGCGCTGGCGGAGGAGCTGACGACGCTGGTGCACGGAGCCGGCCAGTGCGCCGCCGTGATCGCCGCCTCGAAGGCGCTGTTCGGCCAGGGCGAGCTGGCCGACCTGGACCGGGCGACACTGGCCGCGGCCCTGTCGGAGCTGCCGCACGCCCGGGTCGCGGAGCTCGCCCCGGTCGTGGACCTCTTCGCGGAGACGGGCCTGGTCGCGAGCAAGTCCGCGGGCCGCAGGACCGTGAAGGAGGGCGGCGCCTACGTGAACAACGTGAAGGTGACCGCCGAGGACGCGGTGCCGGCCGCGGAGGACCTGCTGCACGGGCGCTGGCTCGTACTGCGCCGCGGCAAGAAGAACCTGGCCGCGGTCGAGATCACGGGCTGA
- the moaA gene encoding GTP 3',8-cyclase MoaA, which translates to MLLDTYGRVATDLRVSLTDRCNLRCTYCMPEEGLQWLQKTDLLSDDEIVRLIRIAVTRLGITEVRFTGGEPLLRPGLVGIVEQCAALEPRPDMSLTTNGIGLKRTAQALKAAGLDRVNVSLDTLRPEVFKTLTRRDRHHDVIDGMAAAREAGLTPVKVNAVLMPGLNDDEAPDLLAWAVENAYELRFIEQMPLDAQHGWKREGMITAGDILASLRTRFTLTEQGADERGSAPAERWLVDGGPATVGVIASVTRPFCGACDRTRLTADGQVRTCLFATEESDLRGALRSGAPDEEIARLWKVAMWGKKAGSGLDDPSFLQPDRPMSAIGG; encoded by the coding sequence GTGCTTCTCGACACCTACGGCCGCGTGGCCACTGACCTGCGCGTCTCACTCACCGACCGGTGCAACCTGCGCTGCACCTACTGCATGCCCGAGGAGGGCTTGCAGTGGCTGCAGAAGACGGACCTGCTCAGCGACGACGAGATCGTCCGGCTGATCCGCATCGCCGTCACCCGGCTCGGCATCACCGAGGTCCGGTTCACCGGCGGCGAACCGCTGCTGCGCCCCGGTCTCGTCGGCATCGTCGAGCAGTGCGCGGCCCTCGAGCCGCGGCCCGACATGTCGCTGACCACCAACGGCATCGGCCTCAAGCGCACCGCACAGGCGCTCAAGGCCGCCGGCCTGGACAGAGTGAACGTTTCGCTGGACACCCTGAGGCCCGAGGTGTTCAAGACCCTCACCCGCCGTGACCGCCACCACGACGTCATCGACGGCATGGCCGCCGCCCGCGAGGCCGGCCTCACCCCGGTGAAGGTCAACGCGGTGCTCATGCCCGGACTGAACGACGACGAGGCCCCCGACCTGCTCGCCTGGGCCGTGGAGAACGCGTACGAGCTCCGCTTCATCGAGCAGATGCCGCTCGACGCGCAGCACGGCTGGAAGCGCGAGGGCATGATCACCGCCGGTGACATCCTCGCTTCGCTGCGCACCCGCTTCACCCTCACCGAGCAGGGAGCCGACGAACGCGGCTCCGCCCCCGCCGAGCGCTGGCTCGTGGACGGCGGCCCGGCCACGGTCGGGGTCATCGCCTCCGTCACCCGCCCGTTCTGCGGCGCCTGCGACCGCACCCGCCTCACGGCCGACGGCCAGGTGCGTACGTGCCTCTTCGCCACCGAGGAGTCGGACCTGCGGGGCGCGCTGCGCTCGGGAGCCCCGGACGAGGAGATCGCCCGCCTGTGGAAGGTGGCGATGTGGGGCAAGAAGGCCGGCTCCGGCCTCGACGACCCGAGCTTCCTCCAGCCCGACCGCCCGATGTCGGCGATCGGCGGCTAG
- a CDS encoding GlsB/YeaQ/YmgE family stress response membrane protein: MHWLWAIIVGLVLGLIARAILPGKQHQPIWLTVIFGIIGGILGNAVATWIGVHDTKGIDWIRHLLQLAGAVLIVGLGDMVYMALKGDRRHQMT, encoded by the coding sequence ATGCATTGGTTGTGGGCGATCATCGTCGGTTTGGTGCTGGGGCTGATCGCCAGGGCCATCCTGCCCGGCAAGCAGCACCAGCCGATCTGGCTGACCGTGATCTTCGGCATCATCGGAGGCATCCTCGGCAACGCCGTGGCCACATGGATCGGTGTCCACGACACCAAGGGGATCGACTGGATCCGGCACCTGCTCCAGCTCGCCGGGGCCGTCCTCATCGTCGGACTCGGCGACATGGTCTACATGGCCCTCAAGGGCGACCGACGGCACCAGATGACCTGA
- a CDS encoding solute symporter family protein: MSTPLHLTAAAGATEHRPLIITLFGLFVVATLVITVWAGRQTKDAADFYAGGRQFTGFQNGLAISGDYMSAASFLGIAGAIALFGYDGFLYSIGFLVAWLVALLLVAEPLRNSGRYTMGDVLAYRMRQRPVRTAAGTSTIVVSIFYLLAQMAGAGVLVSLLLGITSDGGKVAVVALVGVLMILYVTIGGMKGTTWVQMVKAVLLIAGALLITFLVLLKFHFNVSDLLGKAAENSGKGAKFLEPGLKYGASGTTKLDFISLGIALVLGTAGLPHILIRFYTVPTAKAARKSVNWAIGIIGAFYLMTIALGFGAAALLERADILASNKAGNTAAPLLAQEVGGGPGTTGGAVLLAVISAVAFATILAVVAGLTLASSSSFAHDIYVNVIRKGKATEKEEVRAARWSTVVIGAAAIGLGALARDLNVAGLVALAFAVAASANLPTILYSLFWKRFTTQGALWSIYGGLVSSVVLVLFSPVVSGKPTSMFKDADFYWFPLENPGIVSIPLGFLLGWLGTLLSKERADPRKFAELEVRALTGTGAH; the protein is encoded by the coding sequence ATGAGCACTCCACTGCACCTGACGGCCGCCGCCGGGGCCACCGAGCACCGGCCGCTGATCATCACCCTGTTCGGGCTGTTCGTCGTCGCCACCCTCGTCATCACCGTCTGGGCCGGCCGCCAGACCAAGGACGCCGCCGACTTCTACGCCGGCGGCCGCCAGTTCACCGGCTTCCAGAACGGCCTGGCCATCTCCGGCGACTACATGTCCGCCGCGTCCTTCCTCGGCATCGCCGGGGCCATCGCCCTCTTCGGCTACGACGGCTTCCTCTACTCCATCGGGTTCCTCGTGGCCTGGCTGGTGGCCCTGCTGCTCGTCGCCGAGCCGCTGCGCAACTCCGGCCGCTACACGATGGGTGACGTCCTCGCGTACCGGATGCGCCAGCGGCCCGTGCGTACCGCCGCGGGCACCTCCACCATCGTGGTGTCGATCTTCTACCTGCTCGCCCAGATGGCCGGCGCCGGCGTGCTGGTCTCGCTGCTCCTGGGCATCACCAGCGACGGCGGCAAGGTGGCCGTCGTCGCCCTGGTCGGCGTCCTGATGATCCTCTACGTGACCATCGGCGGGATGAAGGGCACCACCTGGGTCCAGATGGTCAAGGCCGTCCTCCTCATCGCGGGCGCCCTGCTGATCACCTTCCTGGTGCTGCTCAAGTTCCACTTCAACGTCTCCGACCTGCTGGGCAAGGCTGCGGAGAACAGCGGCAAGGGCGCCAAGTTCCTGGAACCCGGTCTCAAGTACGGCGCCAGCGGGACCACGAAGCTGGACTTCATCTCGCTCGGCATCGCCCTGGTCCTGGGCACCGCGGGCCTGCCGCACATCCTGATCCGCTTCTACACCGTGCCCACCGCCAAGGCCGCCCGGAAGTCCGTGAACTGGGCCATCGGCATCATCGGTGCCTTCTACCTGATGACGATCGCCCTCGGCTTCGGCGCCGCGGCCCTGCTCGAGCGGGCCGACATCCTCGCCTCCAACAAGGCGGGCAACACCGCGGCGCCGCTGCTCGCCCAGGAGGTCGGCGGCGGTCCCGGCACCACCGGCGGGGCCGTCCTGCTCGCGGTGATCTCCGCGGTCGCCTTCGCCACCATCCTGGCGGTGGTCGCGGGCCTGACCCTCGCCTCCTCCTCGTCGTTCGCGCACGACATCTACGTGAACGTCATCCGCAAGGGCAAAGCCACCGAGAAGGAAGAGGTCCGCGCGGCCCGCTGGTCCACCGTCGTGATCGGCGCCGCCGCCATCGGACTCGGCGCCCTCGCCCGCGACCTCAACGTCGCGGGCCTGGTCGCCCTCGCCTTCGCCGTCGCGGCGTCCGCCAACCTGCCGACGATCCTCTACAGCCTGTTCTGGAAGCGCTTCACCACCCAGGGCGCGCTGTGGTCCATCTACGGCGGCCTGGTCTCCTCGGTCGTCCTCGTGCTCTTCTCCCCGGTGGTTTCCGGCAAGCCCACCTCGATGTTCAAGGACGCCGACTTCTACTGGTTCCCGCTGGAGAACCCCGGCATCGTCTCCATCCCGCTCGGCTTCCTCCTGGGCTGGCTGGGAACCCTCCTGTCGAAGGAGCGGGCCGACCCCCGGAAGTTCGCCGAACTCGAGGTCCGGGCCCTGACGGGAACAGGCGCTCACTGA
- a CDS encoding metallopeptidase TldD-related protein yields the protein MSVRTKPHEIVERALELSTADGCVVIADEESTANLRWAGNALTTNGVTRGRTLTVIATVDGKEGTASGVVSRSAVTAADLEPLVRAAEAAARNAAPAEDAQPLVTGTPASPDFTDAPAETSSAVFTDFAPALGEAFARARAGGRELYGFANHELVSTYVGTSTGLRLRHDQPNGTLELNAKSPDRQRSAWAGRATRDFKDVDPTALDAELAVRLGWAERRFDLPAGRYETLLPPTAVADLLIYQMWSAAARDAVEGRTVFSKPGGGTRIGERLSRLPLTLRSDPNAAGLESAPFVIAHSSGDDASVFDNGLPVPATEWMSGGELTRLTTTRHSADLTGLPLSPGFGNLILDGGGEKSLEEMVAGTGHQGRGLLLTCLWYIREVDPATLLLTGLTRDGVYLVENGEVIGEVNNFRFNESPVDLLSRATEAGRTEKTLPREWSDWFTRTAMPALRIPDFNMSSVSKGV from the coding sequence ATGTCGGTTCGTACCAAGCCCCACGAGATCGTCGAGCGGGCCCTGGAGCTGTCCACCGCCGACGGCTGCGTCGTCATCGCCGACGAGGAGTCGACGGCCAACCTGCGCTGGGCGGGCAACGCGCTCACCACCAACGGCGTCACCCGCGGCCGGACCCTGACGGTCATCGCCACCGTCGACGGCAAGGAGGGCACGGCCTCGGGGGTCGTGTCGCGCTCCGCCGTCACCGCGGCCGACCTGGAGCCGCTGGTGCGCGCAGCCGAGGCGGCCGCGCGGAACGCGGCACCGGCGGAGGACGCCCAGCCCCTGGTCACCGGCACCCCGGCCTCGCCGGACTTCACCGACGCCCCGGCCGAGACCTCCTCGGCGGTGTTCACGGACTTCGCCCCGGCCCTCGGCGAGGCCTTCGCCCGGGCCCGCGCGGGCGGCCGGGAGCTGTACGGCTTCGCCAATCACGAGCTGGTCTCCACCTACGTCGGCACCTCGACGGGGCTGCGGCTGCGCCACGACCAGCCGAACGGCACGCTGGAGCTGAACGCGAAGTCACCGGACCGCCAGCGCTCGGCGTGGGCCGGCCGCGCCACGCGGGACTTCAAGGACGTCGACCCGACCGCGCTGGACGCGGAGCTCGCCGTACGCCTGGGATGGGCGGAGCGCCGCTTCGACCTGCCGGCCGGGCGGTACGAGACCCTGCTGCCGCCGACGGCCGTGGCGGACCTGCTGATCTATCAGATGTGGTCGGCGGCGGCCCGGGACGCGGTGGAGGGCCGGACGGTGTTCTCCAAGCCCGGCGGCGGCACCCGGATCGGTGAGCGGCTGTCCCGGCTGCCGCTGACGCTGCGCAGCGACCCGAACGCGGCGGGCCTGGAGTCCGCGCCGTTCGTGATCGCACACAGCTCCGGCGACGACGCCTCGGTGTTCGACAACGGCCTTCCGGTCCCGGCCACGGAGTGGATGAGCGGCGGCGAGCTCACCCGGCTGACGACGACCCGGCACAGCGCGGACCTGACCGGGCTCCCGCTCTCCCCCGGCTTCGGGAACCTGATCCTGGACGGGGGCGGGGAGAAGTCGCTGGAGGAGATGGTGGCGGGCACCGGCCACCAGGGGCGCGGCCTGCTGCTGACCTGCCTCTGGTACATCCGCGAGGTCGACCCGGCGACGCTGCTGCTCACGGGCCTGACCCGGGACGGCGTGTACCTCGTGGAGAACGGCGAGGTCATCGGCGAGGTCAACAACTTCCGGTTCAACGAGTCCCCCGTGGACCTGCTGTCGCGGGCCACGGAGGCCGGCCGGACCGAGAAGACCCTGCCGCGCGAGTGGAGCGACTGGTTCACCCGCACCGCGATGCCGGCCCTGCGGATCCCGGACTTCAACATGAGCTCAGTCAGCAAGGGCGTCTGA
- a CDS encoding zinc-dependent alcohol dehydrogenase family protein, giving the protein MRATVIHAPHDIRVEEVPDAAIQRPEDAVVRVLRACICGSDLWAYRGAAARRPGQRIGHEFLGIVEETGSAVSGLRAGDLVVAPFMWSDGTCDYCSEGLYTSCVHGGFWGSVGYDGGQGEAVRVPHADGTLVKLPADAASDEHLLTGLLSLSDVMGTGHHAAVGAGVRKGSTVAVVGDGAVGLCGVLAAKRLGADRIIALGRHTARTDIAKRFGATDIVAERGEAAEAAVRELTGGQGAHCVIEAVGTEQSMRTAVNIARDGGAIGYVGVPHGSGTGLDLGVMFDRNLTLRGGVAPVRAYIPELLEDVLSGAIDPAPVFDRAVSLDEVPDGYRAMDDRSALKVLITL; this is encoded by the coding sequence ATGCGTGCCACCGTCATCCACGCCCCGCACGACATCCGCGTGGAGGAGGTGCCCGACGCTGCGATCCAGCGCCCCGAGGACGCCGTCGTCCGCGTCCTGCGTGCCTGCATCTGCGGCAGCGACCTGTGGGCCTACCGCGGCGCGGCCGCGCGCCGGCCCGGCCAGCGCATCGGTCACGAGTTCCTCGGCATCGTCGAGGAGACCGGCTCCGCCGTCTCCGGCCTGCGCGCGGGCGACCTCGTCGTCGCGCCCTTCATGTGGTCGGACGGCACCTGCGACTACTGCTCCGAGGGCCTGTACACCTCCTGCGTGCACGGCGGCTTCTGGGGTTCGGTCGGCTACGACGGCGGCCAGGGCGAGGCCGTGCGCGTACCGCACGCCGACGGCACCCTGGTGAAGCTGCCCGCCGACGCGGCCTCCGACGAACACCTGCTGACCGGGCTGCTGTCGCTGTCCGACGTCATGGGCACCGGCCACCACGCAGCCGTGGGCGCCGGAGTCCGCAAGGGCTCCACGGTCGCCGTCGTCGGTGACGGCGCGGTCGGCCTGTGCGGCGTCCTCGCGGCCAAGCGGCTCGGCGCCGACCGGATCATCGCCCTGGGCCGCCACACCGCCCGTACCGACATCGCGAAGCGGTTCGGGGCCACCGACATCGTCGCCGAACGCGGCGAGGCCGCCGAGGCGGCCGTCCGCGAGCTCACCGGCGGCCAGGGCGCCCACTGCGTCATCGAGGCCGTCGGCACCGAGCAGTCCATGCGCACGGCGGTGAACATCGCCCGCGACGGCGGGGCCATCGGCTACGTCGGCGTCCCGCACGGCAGCGGCACCGGCCTCGACCTCGGTGTCATGTTCGACCGCAACCTCACCCTGCGCGGGGGCGTCGCCCCGGTGCGCGCGTACATCCCGGAGCTGCTGGAGGACGTGCTGAGCGGCGCGATCGACCCGGCGCCCGTCTTCGACCGGGCGGTCTCCCTCGACGAGGTGCCGGACGGCTACCGCGCGATGGACGACCGCAGCGCCCTCAAGGTCCTGATCACGCTCTGA